A window of the Plasmodium vivax chromosome 12, whole genome shotgun sequence genome harbors these coding sequences:
- a CDS encoding aminomethyl transferase domain containing protein (encoded by transcript PVX_117870A): MNKYLLCRLKNRTLVQICGTDSFRFLQSLTTNDLNKIITEKDFSLYKNVPKNVLSCLDDTSAYQLCGHNVKYKKWTKGLPSLFLQNNGKILADCFLYSVKYTHEENSFSLFYMDCNVKASRMLLSILEKRKLSCDVHFSEMANIAVYQLLSGASVLRGGTSTAEVVSSGGDSATQLEDELPALSNNPGIFLLSKDARNDLLGYRIYQLREKGKKLVDENGDKDAGIMVTTDFVNSPHSITRNRNEKEACEMLLNFEKEEKVNLPATFAYDYMKLNLGVVENLYSNDPLFGESTEGAANDSHGSSAYGGPSASVAANSAKGNIDREAFKFKDLSPFDLNYDKLNYLAKDKGCYVGQEAINRTRNEIFINKYQLTMCVNYDYLEMFLESCHTLSKAILADSLFHKYVTRINDRSLFKPTFFLLKNASRSSERAISYEQQYSVIVQKGCTNGGDSTNGGDSANARGQANPGDPANGTTVGNVFFYNHVMGLCFLIKKRIALASGDIYSAASNVYIKNKVGEELHRVCLFPFKYHSKAF; this comes from the coding sequence ATGAATAAGTACCTCTTGTGCagattaaaaaataggacGCTCGTGCAAATTTGTGGAACAGACTCTTTCAGATTTCTGCAAAGCTTGACGACCAAcgatttaaataaaataataacggAAAAggatttttctttatataaaaatgtccCCAAAAATGTGTTATCCTGCCTGGATGATACAAGTGCGTATCAACTGTGTGGCCATAAtgtaaaatacaaaaaatggaccAAGGGATTGCCTTccctatttttgcaaaacaatGGCAAAATATTGGCTGACTGCTTTTTATACAGTGTGAAATATACCCATGAGGAGAATTCCTTTAGCCTCTTTTACATGGACTGCAATGTGAAAGCGTCCAGAATGTTGCTCAGCATATTGGAAAAGCGAAAACTCTCATGTGATGTTCACTTTAGCGAGATGGCCAACATCGCGGTTTATCAGCTCCTGTCAGGTGCGTCCGTCCTCCGAGGGGGGACTTCCACAGCCGAAGTGGTGAGCAGCGGTGGAGATAGCGCTACCCAACTGGAGGACGAACTTCCTGCTCTTTCCAATAACCCAGGAATATTCCTCCTGTCCAAAGATGCAAGAAATGACCTCTTAGGATACAGAATATACCAACTgagggagaaggggaaaaagctGGTAGACGAAAATGGAGACAAAGACGCAGGTATAATGGTAACAACAGACTTTGTAAATTCCCCCCATAGTATAACACGCAACAGGAATGAAAAGGAGGCCTGCGAAATGCTTCTCAActtcgaaaaggaagaaaaggtaAACCTGCCCGCCACTTTCGCGTATGACTATATGAAGCTAAATTTAGGAGTCGTGGAAAATTTGTATTCAAACGATCCGCTTTTTGGGGAGAGCACGGAGGGAGCCGCAAACGATTCACATGGTTCGTCTGCTTATGGTGGGCCCAGTGCATCCGTCGCAGCGAACAGCGCGAAGGGGAACATCGACAGGGAGGCGTTCAAATTTAAGGATCTATCCCCCTTCGACCTGAACTACGATAAGCTGAACTATTTGGCCAAAGACAAAGGCTGCTACGTAGGCCAAGAGGCAATCAACAGAACGAGGAacgaaatatttattaacaaGTACCAACTGACGATGTGTGTAAACTACGACTACCTCGAAATGTTCCTGGAGAGTTGCCACACTTTAAGCAAAGCTATTTTGGCCGACTCGCTTTTTCACAAGTACGTAACACGAATTAATGATAGGAGTTTATTCAagccaactttttttttgctgaaaAATGCGTCCAGAAGTTCGGAACGCGCCATTAGCTATGAACAGCAGTATAGTGTAATTGTCCAGAAGGGGTGCACAAATGGTGGAGACTCCACAAATGGTGGTGATTCCGCAAATGCTAGGGGCCAGGCAAATCCTGGTGACCCCGCAAATGGCACCACCGTGGGAAATGTCTTTTTCTATAACCATGTGATGGGGCTATGTTTTCTAATCAAGAAGCGGATAGCACTTGCAAGTGGCGACATTTACTCTGCTGCTTCCAATgtgtatattaaaaacaaagTTGGTGAGGAGCTCCACCGAGTTTGTCTTTTCCCATTTAAGTATCACAGCAAGGCGTTTTAG
- a CDS encoding hypothetical protein, conserved (encoded by transcript PVX_117880A; Apicoplast targeted protein. Curated by Stuart Ralph, Walter and Eliza Hall Institute of Medical Research, Australia.), with product MLKIIFLILLIFARIDSISTREAKGSVRDGKQYVKTKSPTYTPQKKTKVIFYMPGQEQEEEEDDNDPNGSKKNGKSDTGANKGTHMGSKTDAGNSPSGLNKGSGVGSGSRPASNNYKGNAGGGINIDMSPHGDNSNKGQQGNAGLNKNQEDTLRDEYEKIRKQEEEEEERINNQRRADMKRAQRGKNKFGDDKGVQDSLPHTKYELSNPQAGPTNPNAKNRGTGVYDEFGNGPYNLVGKQSGGLTPTAPPYEHYGEHGAEGKGYGPYGGAEGKGYGPYGGSDGKGYGTYGGADGKGYGPYGGSDGKGYGPYGGSDGKGYGPYGGSDGKGYGPYGGADRKGYGPDGTAGSAYHGGYDDGTNPTYRSHLNVNLRDGKGDHDGKNGMEGYPNYFKKHFRPGDAKGAGTDGNESGTYVVAPGEGGYGKNKGTGADGQNGTEAGGQNGSGTDAQNGSGPHGHSGVGPTTYGVDFGKSGGGRGNGGGPGEEGENKTNPSYDGGYEKNSGPEKHGENGTPYYVEHPDENDGSGTTTYGLDHGKNGGTQGGHGQDGLGEGGHGQDGHGQGGYGQGGYGKGGHGEGGYGNGGHGEGGYGNGGHGEGGYGNGGPGEGGYGNGGHGEGGYGQGGHGHGGHGQGGYGQSGHGQGGYGHGGYGQNHPGSANGAGTHPMHSNGRSSVPSLEYIHGLRPVNAGDGQGVYGGNGINNPLVYHVQHGVNIPNSNSDKKASDHTPDEDEDTYGRTRNKRYMHRNPGEKYKGSNSPHDSNDDSGDTEYELNEGDVKRLTPKNKKGATTEEVDTYPYGKKTNGSEFPRMNGSETGHYGYNNTGSGGHNDENGYTPIIVKYDNTHAKNRANEIEENLNKGEYSRIKMAKGKKGQKSGGYESDGEDSDVDSSNVFYVDNGQDMLIKEKMSRSEGPDEMSEEGLNVKYKAQRGPVNYHFSNYMNLDKRNTLSSNEIELQKMIGPKFSEEVNKYCRLNEPSSKKGEFLNVSFEYSRALEELRSEMINELQKRKAVGSNYYNNILNAIYTSMNRKNANFGRDAYEDKSFISEANSFRNEEMQPLSAKYNKILRQYLCHVFVGNPGVNQLERLYFHNLALGELIEPIRRKYNKLASSSVGLNYEIYIASSSNIYLMGHLLMLSLAYLSYNSYFVQGLKPFYSLETMLMANSDYSFFMYNEVCNVYYHPKGTFNKDITFIPIESRPGRHSTYVGERKVTCDLLELILNAYTLINVHEIQKVFNTSEAYGYENSISFGHNAVRIFSQVCPRDDAKNTFGCDFEKSTLYNSKVLKMDEGDKENQRSLKRAFDMLRTFAEIESTSHLGDPSPNYISLIFEQNLYTDFYKYLFWYDNRELINVQIRNAGRRKKGKKVKFVYDEFVKRGKQLKDKLIKIDAKYNARSKALLVFYALVDKYANIFRKSENVRKFFLNDVSSIRHHLYLNSVLTKSPKSNLDSMKKTLEELQSLTNAPLKFIVRGNNLKFLNNVAKFENLFYVNLFIMSSLSRKDPVKSYYSEKKKMLTATRAEKFATSTSALIPHKLRKLVVTMKKGLLKKKLLTALAKMKLLQHIPANLLENILTTIRFTTHTIATREIIQNAKYMPKNLTFYQNRNVELAKQVFADGGFAKYADNLMSTWFTKGFEEFKREKIEKQKMEYSIEKELKEASNNDISASEEITEQEKLQQEQNELNEEKERQRQENKLIFNQNDKWDQYINKEFAKALGIWLELSDNAYNKDSFIYRVVEDSKYLLESNIEDNIMFSRTVKPTKQTAFRKFFKKIISLGNMLLRKPSFKVEHAIWFGATINMKKAMMLLEKVAELHKLLRNEDESWLINEAFIEIVDHVVLISSEKRLREPFSVARNPGMVAINPAYAQLNNEERMKELQNSMCADHCSALWKTISTFALQHLKNPESLHSYESKFSKNSFGNKIDDQNFVNNFKMILGGDAVLHYFDVLLPKSMKKELKAMKNGVSLSSAFSLKLTKIIFSELQLPYLSQMFYTQAPYFGHFIGKWQKEREKSRMKEILGFMTLGTLSAYTILSAMDISQHATDIGMGPATSCYTSTIPPPKQVCIQQAVKATLTSSTQACMKSVFSVGLFASIGPYLFAPMAGLAVWNVLKSEFKVLQRVDMALKSVFKNMWRKFLSIKGIRKLKYIFKRRKTMKKKIIEKAEHKMLEMKNNPEMAKNHKLAVQKIHKHASGSYHYISYARIQV from the coding sequence atgttaaaaattatttttttaattttgctcaTATTCGCACGCATTGATTCTATAAGTACAAGGGAGGCAAAAGGGAGCGTACGAGATGGAAAGCAGTATGTGAAAACGAAGAGCCCAACTTATACTCCCCAGAAAAAAAccaaagttattttttatatgcctgGACAAGaacaggaagaagaggaggacgacaATGATCCGaatggaagtaaaaaaaatgggaaatcgGACACGGGCGCCAATAAAGGAACACATATGGGTTCAAAAACTGATGCAGGGAATTCACCATCAGGATTAAATAAAGGATCCGGAGTGGGATCCGGGTCAAGGCCAGCatcaaataattataaaggaAATGCCGGGGGAGGGATCAACATTGACATGTCTCCTCATGGTGATAACTCGAATAAAGGACAGCAAGGAAACGCTGGGTTGAACAAAAATCAAGAAGATACTCTGAGAGacgaatatgaaaaaattagaaaacaagaagaagaagaggaagaaaggaTAAACAATCAAAGGAGGGCTGATATGAAGAGAgctcaaagggggaaaaataaatttgggGATGATAAAGGTGTACAGGACTCTTTACCGCACACCAAATATGAACTCTCCAACCCCCAGGCAGGTCCCACAAACCCTAATGCGAAAAATAGAGGCACTGGGGTTTATGATGAATTTGGAAATGGGCCTTACAATTTAGTTGGCAAACAAAGCGGGGGGTTGACTCCTACCGCACCTCCGTATGAGCATTATGGTGAGCACGGCGCGGAGGGGAAGGGTTACGGGCCGTACGGCGGCGCTGAGGGGAAGGGCTACGGACCGTATGGTGGATCTGACGGGAAGGGTTATGGTACATATGGAGGAGCTGACGGGAAGGGTTATGGTCCATATGGTGGATCTGACGGGAAGGGCTACGGACCATATGGAGGATCTGACGGGAAGGGCTATGGTCCATATGGAGGATCCGATGGAAAGGGTTATGGTCCATATGGTGGAGCTGATAGAAAGGGCTACGGGCCTGATGGCACGGCTGGAAGTGCGTACCATGGCGGGTATGACGACGGAACAAACCCCACATATAGATCACACCTAAATGTAAACCTTCGAGATGGTAAAGGAGACcatgatggaaaaaatggcatggAGGGATATCccaattattttaaaaaacactTCAGACCTGGGgatgcaaaaggggcagGCACCGATGGAAACGAATCGGGCACTTATGTAGTAGCTCCCGGGGAAGGAGGCTacgggaaaaataaaggtaCGGGAGCGGATGGGCAAAATGGTACAGAAGCGGGTGGACAAAATGGAAGCGGAACTGATGCGCAGAATGGATCTGGACCCCATGGGCATAGCGGAGTTGGACCGACAACCTACGGTGTAGATTTCGGAAAAAGTGGCGGCGGAAGAGGAAACGGAGGTGGGCCAggcgaagaaggggaaaacaaaacaaaccCTTCATATGATGGAGGCTATGAAAAGAATTCTGGACCAGAGAAGCATGGGGAAAACGGAACGCCATACTATGTGGAGCATCCTGATGAAAATGACGGAAGCGGAACGACAACTTATGGGTTAGATCATGGGAAAAATGGTGGCACGCAGGGAGGACACGGGCAAGACGGACTTGGTGAAGGGGGACACGGACAGGATGGGCATGGACAAGGGGGCTACGGGCAAGGAGGATACGGAAAAGGAGGacatggtgaagggggaTACGGAAATGGAGGacatggtgaagggggaTACGGAAATGGAGGacatggtgaagggggaTACGGAAATGGAGGACCTGGTGAAGGGGGATACGGAAATGGAGGACATGGTGAAGGAGGTTACGGTCAAGGCGGACACGGGCACGGAGGACACGGACAAGGGGGTTACGGACAAAGCGGGCACGGACAAGGGGGTTACGGACATGGAGGCTACGGGCAAAACCACCCGGGAAGCGCAAACGGCGCAGGAACACACCCCATGCACAGCAACGGAAGAAGCAGTGTCCCAAGCTTGGAATACATTCACGGGTTGCGGCCCGTTAATGCAGGCGACGGACAGGGAGTGTACGGCGGAAATGGAATTAACAACCCATTAGTATATCACGTGCAGCACGGGGTAAATATCCCTAACAGTAACAGCGATAAAAAGGCGAGTGACCATACCCCCGATGAAGACGAGGACACGTACGGCAGGACGAGAAACAAAAGATATATGCACAGGAATccgggggaaaaatataaaggcTCCAATTCCCCCCACGATTCAAACGACGATTCTGGCGATACTGAATACGAGTTAAATGAAGGTGATGTTAAAAGGTTAACGCCcaagaataaaaaaggtGCAACGACGGAGGAAGTCGACACCTATCcgtatggaaaaaaaacaaatggaagtGAATTCCCCAGGATGAATGGCAGCGAAACGGGACACTACGGATATAACAACACAGGATCAGGTGGCCATAATGATGAAAACGGATACACGCCTATCATCGTAAAGTATGACAACACGCATGCTAAAAACAGGGCAAACGAAATTGAGGAAAACCTAAATAAAGGGGAATATTCTAGAATAAAGATggccaaggggaagaaagggCAAAAATCAGGGGGATACGAATCTGACGGGGAAGATTCAGATGTAGATTCCTCCAACGTCTTTTACGTAGACAACGGACAAGATATGCTAATTAAGGAGAAGATGTCCAGATCGGAAGGACCAGACGAAATGTCAGAAGAAGGACTGAACGTAAAGTATAAGGCACAAAGAGGACCTGTAAATTACCACTTTTCAAATTACATGAATTTAGATAAAAGAAATACACTAAGCTCCAATGAAAtagaattacaaaaaatgatagGACCTAAATTCTCAGAAGAGGTGAATAAATATTGCCGTCTTAATGAACCttcctcaaaaaaaggggaattccTAAACGTTTCCTTTGAGTATTCCAGAGCGTTGGAAGAGTTAAGAAGCGAAATGATTAAcgaattgcaaaaaagaaaagcagtGGGATCGAACTATTACAATAATATCTTAAACGCCATTTATACCTCCATGAATAGAAAGAACGCGAACTTTGGGAGAGACGCATACGAAGATAAAAGCTTCATCTCAGAGGCTAACTCGTTTCGAAATGAAGAGATGCAACCGCTAAGTGccaaatataacaaaattttaaggCAGTACCTTTGTCATGTATTTGTGGGCAACCCTGGTGTAAATCAGTTGGAGAGACTATACTTCCACAATTTAGCCTTAGGAGAACTGATCGAACCGATCAGGAGAAAATACAACAAATTGGCATCCTCCTCTGTGGGTCTAAACTACGAAATTTATATTGCCTCCTCCTCTAACATATATCTAATGGGTCACCTGCTGATGCTCTCCTTAGCTTACCTTTCCTACAATAGCTACTTCGTGCAGGGTTTGAAACCTTTCTATTCGTTAGAGACCATGCTGATGGCCAATTCGGATTACTCCTTCTTCATGTACAACGAAGTTTGCAATGTGTATTACCACCCCAAGGGAACCTTCAATAAAGACATCACCTTCATCCCAATCGAGTCTAGACCGGGTAGGCACAGTACCTATGTAGGGGAAAGGAAAGTAACCTGCGATTTGCTAGAACTGATTCTAAATGCTTACACGTTGATTAATGTACACGAAATACAGAAGGTATTTAATACCAGTGAGGCGTATGGCTATGAAAACTCCATCTCCTTTGGGCACAATGCGGTGAGGATATTCTCACAGGTATGTCCCAGGGATGATGCCAAGAATACTTTCGGCTGCGACTTTGAAAAGTCCACTCTTTACAACTCTaaagtgttaaaaatggACGAAGGGGATAAGGAAAACCAGAGAAGCCTTAAAAGAGCCTTTGATATGTTGCGCACCTTTGCCGAAATAGAAAGTACATCCCACCTGGGGGATCCCAGCCCTAATTATATAAGCCTCATTTTTGAGCAGAACTTGTACACGGATTTTTATAAGTACCTCTTCTGGTACGATAATAGAGAGCTGATAAACGTACAAATTAGAAACGCTGGTagaaggaagaaggggaagaaggtcAAATTTGTCTACGACGAGTTTGTCAAAAGAGGAAAGCAATTAAAAGATAAACTGATCAAAATCGATGCCAAGTACAATGCCAGAAGTAAAGCGCTATTAGTTTTCTACGCCCTCGTGGATAAATACGCCaacatttttaggaaaagcgaaaatgtTAGGAAGTTCTTCCTAAACGATGTGTCCTCCATACGCCATCATTTGTACTTGAACAGCGTCCTGACCAAATCGCCCAAGTCTAATTTGGACTCCATGAAGAAGACGCTTGAAGAGTTGCAGTCGTTGACGAACGCCCCGCTAAAATTCATCGTACGAGGAAAtaacttaaaatttttaaacaacgTAGCTAAATTTGAAAACTTATTCTACGTGAACTTGTTCATCATGTCGTCCCTTTCGAGAAAAGACCCAGTCAAGAGCTACTACagtgagaagaagaaaatgctAACTGCAACCAGGGCTGAGAAATTCGCAACATCCACATCGGCGTTAATACCACATAAACTCAGAAAGCTCGTGGTGACCATGAAAAAGGGACTCCTAAAGAAGAAATTGCTAACCGCGCTGGCCAAGATGAAACTGCTGCAACACATTCCTGCTAATCTGCTGGAAAACATATTGACGACCATCCGGTTTACCACCCATACCATAGCTACGAGAGAAATTATTCAAAACGCGAAATATATGCCAAAAAATTTGACCTTTTATCAAAACCGAAATGTGGAGCTAGCCAAACAGGTGTTTGCAGACGGGGGATTCGCAAAGTATGCAGACAATTTGATGTCCACGTGGTTCACCAAAGGGTTCGAAGaattcaaaagggaaaaaattgaaaaacaaaaaatggaatattcAATTGAGAAGGAACTAAAAGAGGCCAGCAATAATGACATCAGTGCAAGTGAAGAAATCACGGAGCAGGAAAAATTACAGCAAGAGCAAAACGAATtaaatgaggagaaggaaagaCAAAGACAAGagaacaaattaatttttaatcaaaATGACAAGTGGGATCAGTACATTAATAAAGAATTCGCAAAGGCGTTGGGAATATGGCTAGAGCTCTCGGACAATGCATATAACAAGGACTCCTTCATCTACAGAGTTGTTGAAGATAGTAAGTACCTCCTAGAAAGTAACATCGAAGATAATATTATGTTCTCCAGAACGGTCAAGCCAACAAAACAAACAGCGTTTcgaaaatttttcaaaaaaattatttccctTGGAAATATGCTCCTACGAAAACCCAGTTTTAAAGTAGAACATGCCATATGGTTTGGAGCAACCATCAACATGAAAAAGGCAATGATGTTATTAGAAAAAGTGGCAGAGCTGCATAAGCTTCTACGTAATGAGGATGAATCTTGGCTGATTAATGAAGCCTTCATCGAAATTGTAGACCATGTAGTGCTAATCAGCTCAGAAAAACGTCTACGTGAACCGTTTAGTGTGGCTAGAAACCCCGGAATGGTGGCTATCAACCCGGCATATGCCCAActaaataatgaagaaagaatgaaagaattacaaaattCGATGTGTGCTGATCATTGCTCTGCTTTGTGGAAAACGATTTCAACTTTTGCTTTGCAACATTTGAAGAACCCAGAAAGTTTACATTCTTATGAATCcaaattttctaaaaattcatttggaaacaaaattgatgaccaaaattttgtaaacaattttaaaatgatccTTGGAGGGGATGCTGTCTTGCACTACTTCGATGTGCTGCTACCCAAATCGATGAAGAAAGAATTGAAGGCCATGAAAAATGGAGTCTCCCTATCCTCTGCCTTTTCACTCAAATTAACCAAAATCATTTTTAGCGAATTGCAATTGCCCTACTTAAGCCAAATGTTTTACACGCAAGCTCCATATTTTGGTCACTTCATAGGCAAATGGCAaaaggagagagaaaaaagtaGGATGAAAGAAATACTAGGGTTCATGACTCTGGGCACTTTATCTGCATACACTATCCTCAGCGCAATGGATATATCTCAGCACGCTACTGACATCGGAATGGGACCTGCCACCAGTTGTTACACATCTACTATCCCTCCACCTAAGCAAGTATGCATCCAACAAGCCGTTAAAGCAACGTTAACTAGCTCCACACAAGCTTGCATGAAGAGTGTTTTCTCCGTTGGACTCTTCGCATCCATTGGGCCCTACCTATTCGCACCCATGGCCGGTCTAGCCGTATGGAACGTTTTAAAATCAGAGTTTAAAGTTTTGCAAAGAGTTGATATGGCCCTCAAGAGTGTCTTTAAAAACATGTGGAGGAAATTTTTGTCCATAAAGGGAATTCGAAAactgaaatatattttcaaaagaaggaagaccatgaaaaagaaaattattgaaAAGGCAGAACACAAAATgttggaaatgaaaaataatccCGAAATGGCTAAGAATCATAAGTTGGCCGTccaaaaaattcacaaacaTGCTTCGGGAAGTTACCACTACATATCTTACGCCCGCATACAGGTGTAG
- a CDS encoding hypothetical protein, conserved (encoded by transcript PVX_117875A), whose translation MEKQPCDEKRRNDEEIISKLTILKISSLIKNGDISNCRELILKNRNIEECEELYQMKNLQKIDLSENKIKDLSMLEMNLNLQQIILQYNLIHSINYLSNINRLVYLNLSNNKIKIMDGVCELANLKTLILAYNEIEKVPNLVNLQNLETLILKNNKIETFAKPTRVMPQLKKISLSFNKLRQFCFGAHFSNVQELRLNSNKLTHVQRDVIYMTSLKQFYIQNNFILDAEILSHLCELNYLKNIVISENPFFKKMNTELLNNFIQMCKKNLATINSVTIPPSKKFDSFFFDHTDDIAAKQKQHRRNGHESKAGGGPARMHAKRDDAHMVRSNLHIRKGDWKKREKRGKNNKNNKKNEKKISQ comes from the coding sequence atggaaaagcagCCATGCGATGAGAAGAGAAGAAACGACGAAGAAATCATATCCAAACTGACGATACTAAAGATATCCTCTTTGatcaaaaatggggacataTCAAATTGCAGAGAgctcattttaaaaaacagaaaTATTGAAGAATGTGAAGAATTAtatcaaatgaaaaatttgcaaaaaattgacttgagtgaaaacaaaataaaagatcTGTCGATGCTCGAAATGAACTTAAATTTACAACAAATCATTTTGCAATACAATTTAATACACAGCATAAATTACCTAAGCAATATAAACAGATTGGTGTACCTAAATTTGTCTAACaataaaatcaaaataatgGATGGCGTGTGCGAATtggcaaatttaaaaacccTAATATTAGCATATAACGAAATTGAGAAGGTTCCCAATTTGGTAAATCTTCAAAATTTGGAGACACTCATTTTAAAGAACAATAAAATTGAAACTTTCGCAAAACCGACCAGAGTGATGCCACAATTGAAGAAGATTTCCCTTTCATTTAACAAATTGAGACAATTCTGTTTTGGTGcccatttttcaaatgtacAAGAGTTACGATTAAACAGTAACAAATTAACACATGTCCAGAGGGATGTCATCTACATGACCTCATTAAAACAGTTTTATATACAAAACAATTTCATTTTGGATGCAGAAATTCTTAGCCATCTATGTGaattgaattatttaaaaaatattgtcaTTTCGGagaaccctttttttaaaaaaatgaacactgaattgttaaataattttattcaaatgTGTAAGAAGAATTTAGCGACCATTAATTCGGTGACAATTCCGCCGAGTAAAAAATTCGacagcttcttcttcgaCCACACAGATGATATAGCTGCTAAGCAGAAGCAGCATCGTCGCAATGGCCATGAGTCCAAAGCGGGGGGAGGGCCTGCGCGAATGCATGCCAAAAGGGACGACGCGCACATGGTGAGGAGCAACCTGCACATCCGCAAAGGggattggaaaaaaagggaaaaaaggggaaaaaataacaaaaacaacaaaaagaatgaaaagaaaatatcaCAATAA